Genomic window (Shewanella psychropiezotolerans):
TGTACCATCGAGACCGACTAAGAAATCATAGATACTATCGGTACTTTCACGAACGCGGTTTCCAGCGGTATCGAAACGATATAGCATAGCGCCGCCTTCAGGTACTGCACGTAAGTCTAGCCCTTCCGCAGTAGTGTAAGCAGGCATAGCTTGTGGGAAGCTGATATAACCAGGAATTGGCGCCGAAATATCAGTGGTCTTATTTGATGCCCAGTAGGCACGCGCAGTAAGCTGAATATCTTCACTCAGCTCATAAGAATACGACAGTAGTGTAGATGTACGCTCTTGATCGACATCATTATAGGCAGCTTTTGTATAGTCATAGGCACAAGAAGTCTCGCCAGCATATTTACTATCACCCAGTGGACCGGTGAAGTTATCACCATAAACATCGGCACAGTTTAAGTCAGAATTGGTAAACGGAGTTTGATATTCCCAGCCGCCATTTGGCCCCATGTCTAGTGTACGACCGGTTTGGCTTAAACCAATCCAACTTCTATAATCACTCGGATCTTGTCCATCTTTTACGTGGGCAGCAGTATAAGGACGTTCAGCAAAGGTAATGCCTGACTTCTTAAAATGCTCAATAGTGAACATCAAGTTACCTTTATCTGAACTCAGGCCACCAGTGAAAGAAGCAGAGTGATTATCACCGCCGCCATCGGCATCCGGCTCTTCGGCGCGAACTTTAACTTCGACACCTTCAAAGTCTTTCTTCAAGATAATGTTAATAACACCAGCAATAGCATCGGTACCATAAATCGCAGAGGCGCCGTCGGATAAGATCTCGATACGCTCAACTGCCGCCGTTGGAATGGTGTTGATGTTAGTTGCGCCGCCACCCAATACAGGCGACTTGGCCATGCGCTTACCATCGAGCAGCGTCAGTGTGTGACTGGCTGCGGCACCTTTAAGCTGAATCGTCGCTTGAGAAGACCAGCTGTTGTTCGATGTTCCGCCGTAAGAACCAAATGAGTTCAATGTTGAAGCGCGCAAAGCATCACCCACGGTTGAGAAACCAGCGTTGGCCATATCTTCAGCGGTAATAGTGGTTACTGGGCTTGCGCCTTCCATATCGACACGCTTGAGGCGTGAACCGGTAACTTCGATACGCTCTACAGTATCTTCATCATTTTCTACAGCATATACGGGTGCTGAAAGTGCTACGACTCCACCACAAGCCAAGCTGACTAGCTTAGCAACTTTATTAAATTTCATACTTCCATCTCCCAAGAATATATTTTTTATAGGTCCTATGCTCAGTCAACTTTGATTGCAGAAACCAAAAAGCAAACAACAACAAAACATGGCAACAACATTTGTATCACATAATGTATTTTGTATGCAATATATCATTGCAAGGCGAAAGTTGGATTAATGCAGAGTTTTAGAGTATTTATGCAACTCACTAAAGCTTGGGTAATTCTGATAAGAAGTGACTAATGACGGAGGGTTAATCAGTTGAAAGCAGTGAATTATTGGCTTTGCTGAACAAAAAAGCCTAACCTTTTACAATCAGCTAGCGCTAAAGAAATCATCTGTAAGTGGCTAAAAGTCACTATAAATGCAGTAGGTATAAAAAGTATCTAAATATGTCTAAATGGAATAAAGACTAAAATGAAGGAAAACATTTAACAATTGTGATAATAAAAAAGGCCGCGAATGCGGCCTTTTGGCTCAATTTAATGCTTTAGAACTGATAACGAGCTACGAGAGAGAAGAATCTTTCCTCTTGGCGATCGGTTGTCATACCGTAGTTAGGGTTTAACATCAAACCATCTTCGCCATAAGCGGTACGCTCTTCGTTAATATTAGTGGCTGTATCTGTGTTAAACACATTATAAACAGTGCCTTTAACGCTGAAGTCACCATCGAAGAGATCAGTCATATAAGTTAGCGACAGATCTAAGTTTGTCACCCAAGATAGGTTACCAGCTGTACCACGTGGTGATGGGTCACCATTTTCATCATAATGACTCGCATGGCCGTAATATTGACTGATACATGCATCCCATGGGTTACCCGGTGCACAGCTATCTACACCTTCGGGTGTACTGAGAAATAGTTTTGCGGGCGACCCGAACTTACACTAGCAACAAAACCAAGAATCAATTCATCGGTAATATTATAGGCACCATTGAACTTGAATACATGGGTGTGATCGTTGGGCAGATCACCATAACCATGATCCATTAGGTCGCCATAGTCATATGAGGTAGTCCAACCTGGATCGGCCTGATCATTATCTGTTTTAACCAGCCCTTCTGTATTACCCCAGTTATGAGACAAGGTGTAAGAAGAGTTGATACGCAGATCATCAGTCACTTGCCCATCTAAAGTTAACTCGAGTGCCAGATAATGACGTTGCATCGAATCTAACGCCATCTCTTCTGGTGAAAGCGTCACATTATCCACTTTACCATCGCCATCGAAATCATAGCTCAAGGTCACCGCGTCACCTGGATTTTGTAGAACATAATAAGAATTTTGACCTACATTATCTTCGATGCCAAGCTCAGCTAACTTCTTGCTTAGAATCGGTTCGACATCGGTATCTTCAACCCCGCGACCAAGGTCACGCCAGATCACTCTTGCGCCAGCCGACATAGTCTCAAATACTTCCTGCTGATAACCGACGGTAAACTCATCGGAGTACATTGACTTCAATGACGAAGAAGCGATTAAACCTGGATCGGTAATACCTTGTTGGTTAACGAAGGTGTCACGAGTATTAACACCTCGGCTTGGAGAGCCATCGGCGGTAATGATGGGATGACCATCGCTATCGAGTTGATCTAGTTCGTAATAATCATACACTTCTCGCTGAGAGCCACCTTGCTTGATGTTCATGTTGACAGATACTGGCTGGAAATAACGGCCATAAGTAGCAAATACCTTTGAGCTACCATCGCCATAAATATCATAAATAGCCTGTAATCTTGGCGCTATTTGATTATCAAATTCGACATAGCTACGACCATCTGAGACCGTATTCTTAAAGTTATTGACTCGAACACCGGCATTAATCACTAAATTATCCGTTGCCTGCCAAGAGTCATTAATATAGTAAGCTAAAGAAGTGACTTCAGAATCATTATTAGCAAATGTTGAACGACGACGACGTTCGACAAAATCCTCACCTTCTGCTACGCCAGATCTATCATTTTCACCAGCAGTTTTGATATTCCACCAGCCTTGAGCCTCACCGATACCATTTTGGTCTTCACTAAAGTCTACCGACACACTGCTATAATCAACACCAAAACTAATGGCATGGTCTTCTAGATCCCAGTTAAAGTCGATACGAGCTTGATCTCTTTGGTAATGCTCTTCAACAACTTTGTCATTCGTATGCTGACTTAAAACTATGTAACCATTTCGTTTATCAACTACGCTAGGATTTGTTGATGCGACACGGTTTTCAACGTCTTCGTTAACTCGACCTATTACAGCTGACACAGAGAAATCATCTGTGATATAGCCGTTATAATTAAGACTGTATAAACTACCACCATCCTCACCAGGAGCTGCAATACCCTCTTGCTCACCAATTTGATTAGTTTCCCAATCATAAGAGTAATTAGTCTTAGTCCAAGTACGCTTGTTATTCATTGCCATAAAGCCGATAGAGTGATCTTCACTCACGTACCAGTCTAATTTGGCGAACCAACGATTAGATTTTCGTTCTGTTTCTGCGTAAACATTTTGACCCGCGATACTGTAATCTTCTTGATTAGGCTCATATAAGCCGTAATAAAACAGCTTATCTTCTATGATGGCACCACTAGCCCAAAGCTTGATATACTTATATTCCTCGCTATCTTGTTGAGTATTTCCGTACTCATCAATAGTGCCATCGGCTTGATAGACAGAGTCTTGTGTTGCACGAAGAGAAGATGGATCCCAACGACCCTCGGCGCCAAAATGAAATTCATTGTCACCCGACTTAGATACGGCATTAATAACACCACCAATTGCGCCACCAAACTCAGGATCAATTGCTCCTGTCTTAATTTGAGTCTGAGAAATAGCCTCCCAAGGCATTCTCATTGCACCTAGGCCAGTTCGAATTGCCGTGATATTCAGACCATTAAGGTAATAGGCGTTTTCGGCTGATGAAGACCCGCCAAAACTTGATGCGTTATTAAATGAAGATCCACCAGCGGCTGCAGTACCCGGCGCTAACAAGGCAATATTTTCAAAACCAGCATCAACAGGCATGGTGTTGAGCTCATCTTGACTGAAAGTCACACCTGAAGTTGACGACCCCATATCGACACGGCGGATCATACTGCCGGTGACAGATATACGTTCGACATTATCAAGACCAACAGCCATTAACTGACCATCCAGAATGACTGGCTGGCCAATTCTCACCCTGACACCTGACTCTTGAGTCTTAGTAAATCCATCTTTAGTGATGCTGATATCATAATCACCAACAGGGACATTACGTAAGAAGTAATCACCCTTTTCGTTAGTTTCTACGGTATATACAAGACCTTTAGTCTTATGTTTCAAAGTGATAGTAGCATTCTCAATCTTTGTGCCATCACTATTAATGATGTGACCCTTAACAACACTGGTATCAGCAGCCATAGCCGCCGGAGCCGACATCATCAATACAGAACCTACAGCAATCGCTGCAAGTGTTTTTCTTGGTGTAAATCGCTTAAGCACGTTACTTCCAGACATAATTTATTCTCCCTTAAACCTTCTCTGAATACGCGCTTAGCAGAAATATTATTAGTTGATTTGGGTACAAAGTGAACCAAGCGCAACAAAACGATAACACGACCAGCTTATTTTATACAATCTACAATATACGTAAGAGTCCCGTAAATAGGCCATTTGAAGATCGATCTCAGTGATATATTTAGCTTGTTCGAGTTTTTGAAGATGATAATTGTTAATAAACTTAACAAACTGGTGGATAGTATGTTTTTTTATATCCGCTATGGTTTTTTTAACTAATTTGTTTCTGTTTTGTTTCAAAAAAGGAGATAAGAAAAGGAGTGGGGGCTAATTATGGCGCGACACAAAAGTAGACTGACATATATCAGAAACGAAGCGTAAATGAATGAATCAGGAAGTTAGGAAGTTAGGAAGTTAGGAAGTTTGAGTTAACGGCACACTTATAGAAGGTTTTATCTAGATGCGATTAGCTAAGGTTTGTAGCACGCCTTCACGGAGTGCGCCGCCAGATAGGTTTAATTTCTCTATGTTAAGGAGTTCAAACAAGGCAAGTAAAATAGAGATCCCAGCGGCAAAAGTCGGTGCTCTCTCATGGTTTAAACCAGCGATCTCTGCCATCGACAGATCTGGCTGCGCCAGTACTTCTTGTTTTAGGCTGTTAAGCACATCAGGTGTAATGCTAGTCGATTGGTTTCTATGGCTCAAAAGCTCAACAACAGATTGAACGCTACCAGATGCACCAACGACGCAGTGCCAGCCTAACGTTTTTAGTTCTGTTAAATGCGCACCCAGTGTATTTTTAACCTGGGACTTAGCATCTTCGAAGTCTAGCTCTTGCAGTGGAAATGAATTAAAGAAGTGCTCGTTGAAGGTGACACAGCCCATAGGTAGACTGTTTTTCAATAACACTTTATCGCCATCACCGATAAT
Coding sequences:
- a CDS encoding Ppx/GppA phosphatase family protein, with the translated sequence MTTPRYAAITLGSNSFNMLVAETVVGQPKIIAKYKRKVRLAEGIQDNGSLSEEVLLRGLDCLSMFAEMLEKEGVNSENIAVIATATLRNIANSDEFCHRALPILGHPIEIITGMREAELIYQGMVATTCGEGRRLVIDIGGASTEFIIGDGDKVLLKNSLPMGCVTFNEHFFNSFPLQELDFEDAKSQVKNTLGAHLTELKTLGWHCVVGASGSVQSVVELLSHRNQSTSITPDVLNSLKQEVLAQPDLSMAEIAGLNHERAPTFAAGISILLALFELLNIEKLNLSGGALREGVLQTLANRI